The Methylomonas montana genome has a window encoding:
- a CDS encoding glycosyltransferase family 2 protein, whose translation MNQSIMPKISIIIPVLHLSRPLNKKRFFMPRYTIREVLHDIRENVSITHEVVVVCNGNDPELIDLVKTHPQIDKFCINNQNAGVARSWNMGAQLAESEVLLYLNDDVSIGKGSVEMLYETLYGASDVGEVGPQGARWRGAEHDCFVGENDIEEADAISGYCFAIRSDIFHKVGGFDINYSPAGFEEIDMSFTIRKVGMRCLVVPNLEINHYHHHGVSAYRSEIKYLSQTIDSHTLHERNKAYFVKKWLLG comes from the coding sequence ATGAATCAATCTATCATGCCAAAAATCAGTATCATTATTCCAGTGCTTCATTTAAGCCGGCCACTAAACAAAAAGCGGTTCTTTATGCCGCGATATACGATACGAGAAGTGCTTCATGATATTCGGGAGAACGTTTCAATTACTCATGAAGTTGTGGTGGTTTGCAATGGTAATGATCCAGAGCTCATTGATCTAGTTAAAACTCATCCTCAAATTGATAAATTCTGTATCAATAACCAGAATGCAGGTGTGGCTAGATCTTGGAATATGGGAGCGCAATTGGCGGAAAGTGAGGTGCTGCTCTACTTGAATGATGATGTTTCGATTGGTAAGGGTAGCGTTGAAATGCTCTATGAAACACTTTATGGTGCCTCCGATGTCGGTGAGGTGGGGCCGCAGGGTGCTCGTTGGCGTGGTGCTGAGCACGATTGTTTTGTTGGTGAGAATGATATTGAAGAAGCCGATGCTATTTCCGGTTACTGTTTTGCCATTCGTTCTGATATTTTTCATAAAGTAGGAGGGTTTGATATAAATTACTCCCCTGCGGGTTTTGAAGAAATCGATATGAGTTTTACCATAAGAAAAGTAGGAATGCGGTGTTTGGTTGTACCTAATCTGGAAATTAACCACTACCATCACCATGGCGTTAGTGCCTATCGTTCTGAAATAAAATACCTATCTCAAACTATAGACAGCCATACTTTACATGAGCGTAACAAAGCTTACTTTGTAAAAAAGTGGTTATTAGGATAA